GCGTACATTGGTGGGATGTTGTATCGAAACGTACGCACCACTGCTCCACTCCTCATCACTAGGCTTGACGTCGAAAAAACAATCTCTTCGGAATCAATAAAACCCACTCATGGGTTTATAGCTCGGGGTTGGTAGCAATCAATTCAACGAAGAAATCGCGCGTCTGTCTTATTTCCACTGGAGGAACCATCTCCAGCATATACGATGAAGATTTAATGGCATATCGGCCTGGGTTATCTGCTGAAAAACTGCTTGAAACCCTTCCTGAGGGAACAAGTGATATCGAAGTAATCAAACAGGACCTGTTTCAGCTTGATTCAGCAAATGCTCAGCCTCATCATTGGCTTAAGATAGCTAGTGCAATAAAGGAAGCTGACGCGACCATCGAGAACATTGATGGTGTTGTAGTTCTTCATGGCACTGATACTATGGCATACTCAGCATCAGCAACAAGTTTCTTCATTCAAGAATTCGGCCGCCCCATCGTCTTTACTGGCTCTCAGATTGCCGCCAGTGTGCCTTGGAGTGATGGTCCAAGGAACCTTCTTGATGCACTCAGGGTGGCGGCTTGGGCCGATATTGGTGAAGTCTGTATCGTATTCAATGGCGAGATCCATCGGGCAACTAGAACACGGAAAATCCGTGAACGTGCGCTCGACGCCTTCGATACCTTCGATCAAACCCCACTAGGTGTGTTGGCACGCGAAATAGTGCTGTACGAGTCTCGTATGAGAAGAACAACTCCTTCTCCAGAGTATGATTTCGCCTTGGATGAGCGTGTATTTCTGTTGAAGACATTTCCGGGCCTGAATCCTGATATTCTTTCAAAAATCGTAGAGCTTGGCTATGAGGGCATCGTGATTGAAGGATTCGGCTCTGGGAACATTCCGACACAAGAGAATTCTCTTACCGGCGCGATTCAAGAGGTCGTTGAAGGAGGTTGTCCGGTTTTCATCAGCAGCCAATGTGCATTTGGACAAGCCGACTTATCGCTCTATGAAGTTGGTAAGGCAGCACTTGAAGCGGGAGCACTGAGTGCCCATGATATGACATCAGAAGCCGCTATTGTCAAACTCATGTGGGTGCTTGGTCACACCAAGGATCTGAACGAGATTGAAGAAATGATGACCACCAATTATGTTGGTGAAATTTCTTTCACTGGGGCAGTTGGCCTTCGCGGATCTTAGCCGAGAATACCGGTGAAACGTCAGTTTTAAATCTCCATCACAGTGACCTTAGCCTGTTCAATGGATGCGTAGCGCATTCACAATATGTAAGCAAGCCCGGATAGCCAAGTGGTTGGCCTGTGACATTTCGTTGCAGGTTCATAAACGGCGGCAGCCTGGAACGGGTGTCTTCAAGACATAGCCCCTACGGGCAGCTGCTGTCCTTTGTGGACGCGTGCGTTCGAATCGCACTCCGGGCGCTTTCCTTACAGATTCGTGCGCCGCTTCATGATAACTATTATAAGGTCACTTCATTCACCCCGGAGTGAACCAGACCAGATAATAATGAGGCTGTAGACCATGTCCGAACAGAAGTATAAACACATTATCCGATTAGCCGGTACCGACATTCCCGGAGAGGAGGATATCCTCCAAGGCTTAACTCAGATTACCGGGGTTGGTCTTAGAGTGGCAAAAGTTATAGCTCGCCGCTTAGGAATTGATGGATCAAAACGAATCGGTTTTGTGAATGAAGAACAAATTGAAAAGATAGAGGACATGCTCGACGATCCAGTTAACAAAGGTTTTCCCAAATGGTATGTGAACAGACAACGGGATCGAGTCAGTGGAAAGAATCTACATCTTCTGGGATCTGATTTGAGATTCGCACAGCGGTCTGATATTGAACGCTTGAAGCGGATTCGATGCTGGAGAGGTGTGCGTCATCAGCTGGGTCTTAAAGTACGCGGTCAACGAACACGAACTACTGGTCGTGGCGGCATGGCTGTTGGTGTATCCAGAAAGCGAATCAAGCGAGAGAGACGTGAAGCCGAAGAAGAAGAAGAAGAGTAGGAGAGATAAGCTATGGGAGATCCAAGACGACAACAGAAGCACTATGTGATACCCAAGCGACCTTTTGATTCGGATCGCTTCGAAAGTGAACTACAGCTAATTGGAACATACGGCTTGCGTAACAAGAAGGAGCTTTGGATTCATAGAACAAAACTCTCGGACTACCGACGACAAGCTCGAAATATCCTGGCTCTTCCACCGGAAGAGCGACAGGAACCAACAAGAGAATTGATTGAGAAACTAAGTCGTCTTGGTTTTCTGTCGGGCGATGCTACATTAGATACCATACTCGATCTTACAGTTGAAGACCTCCTAGAGCGGAGGCTTCAGACAATCGTTTTCAAGAAGGGAATGGCTTCTTCATTACACCACGCTAGGCAACTAGTTGCTCATGGTCATATTGCTCTCGACAGAGCGAGGGTTATGACCCCAAGCAGAATCATTACTACGTCCGAGCAAGAGCAAATTGAATATGCCCCCGGCTCACCACTCAATGACGAGTCACATCCCGCCAGAGTGGCAGCTGCTGAAACAGCCGAAATGATGGCTGAGACAGGGGGGCCGTCACGTAATAGATACAACGAACCGGGTCAACCCGATTAGGAGATAATGAGAAATGAGCAAGAAAGGCAATCGGGACAAATGGGCAATTGCCCACATTTATGCTTCATATAACGATACTATTGTACACCTCACGGATATTACTGGTGCTGAGACTATTTCACGCAAATCTGGTGGAATGGTTGTTAAGGCAGACCGAAACCAATCCTCTCCGCATGCTGCGATGCAGGCCGCTTTCCAAGCTGCTCGAGAAGCCAAGGACAAAGGAATCTATGGTATCCACATTCGTGTACGTGCTCCTGGTGGACACGGTCCAAAAACTCCTGGACCAGGTGCACAGGCTGCTATTCGTGCCCTAAGCAGAGCAGGGCTCAGGATTGGCATTATTGACGAAGTTACTCCCATTCCACACGATGGTACACGAAAACCAGGTGGCCGACGCGGCCGCAGGGTCTGATTAAGGGTTCCATTGTTTGTAGCCCTTACATTAGCATTTGTGCCATTCTTTGATAAGCTCGGTAGGTCTACCGCTATTTTGTTTTCCCCTTCTAGCGTGAGGTCTAGTTAGATGCCGTTGGGCTCTGAGCGGCGGTAAGTATAGCTTCCTTGAGAGTTCTCGAGGCATGACTTCTTTGATTTTCTCCGCGTTCCGTGCCCTGAACCCACAATTCTTGCATTTGTAGCCCTTATTTCGTCCAGCGCTTGTCATTCGCCGAGAACATTCCGGACATATTGGATTGTGATACTCCGCTTTTTCTGCTAGCGCAATTATCTCCATTCCTTCTACATTTACAGTCATCCCATGAGTTCGCGAAGCGGGGCGTATCCCTGAATGTAGTATCACTTTGTCCCCAGGTATCAGTTTCAACACTGCCTTCCTGAAATTCCCGGTTGGTTCGTATGCTGCACAGTCGATAATTCCAGTACCATCTGACACTTGGAATATGGCATGTCCGCCCTCTATCATTTCTGGTTTTGACTTGACTTCACAGAAAACGGTTGCAGCCATATAGGGTCTTAGGTTCTCGATTTCGACCCTGTGTTGGAGGTGTTCTCCTGTTCCTTGATTGCTTCTAAAGAGCAACCATCTTTCTCTCCTTGGTTCGCTCTGCACCATCTTTCCGGCTGTAACTGTATCAACGGGATTCTCCCCTCGTACACCATAAATTACTGGATCTGGACCGTGGGGAGCAATTAGGACTCTTCTTGTTCGACGATCAATGTTTGAAAAAACAGTATCATCCATTTTCCTATCCATTTTTCTCACAGATTTGGGTTTGACACCTCTGTCCCTGGAGCGGTCCTCCAAATCACGATAGGCTATGAATTCGTAAGTGTGATCATCAACTAACTGATTCCCAATTGCAGAGAGGGCTCCTATGAGCCCACGCTTGTTCCCGTAGGCGTGAATATCCACTTTCAGCTCTTCAATGAGGCGGCGGACAAAGGTTATTGGAATTACTCGCCAGAGCGCTCGTTTTGATAGAGCTGCGAGCATGGATGGTATTTCTCCTTTGACAACCACAATCCCGGGGTTTGTGTTCAAGTATTCATCATCTATATATTGTTCAATGGCCTTCTCGAGGATACTTCGAATGTTATCAATGTGCTTTTCTTCTGTCTCAAATCGAAGCGCAATTGAACCATTTCCTCGTGTACGATAGGGGATGTTAGGATTCAATCTGATGAGATTAGGGTAGTCGAGCCACTGTACTTTGAGGGCATCTAGCTTCTCCACAATGATAGTAGCAAAATGAGTGGTACATCTTCCCCGGGGACTATCAATGTCATCGAAACCAATATGCAAAGTTTGGCGAGTCATTAGTCATCCGCTCGACAGTTATCACAAATGGTGGCTTCTCCTTCTTTGATACCATGATCCTCACATACAAGTCGGCCGCAAACATCACATGCTCGTGAAGCCAGATATTCCTCACAGATATAGCACCGGGCCTCCATGCATACAAGACAAACCCTCTCTTCTTCCAGCACATCATCCTTACAGACATGGGCTCCACACATGCTGCATTCTGTTAGTGTGGAGTTAGGGTCTCCGCAGATTTCGCATGATTTGCCCGGACTGAATAGCATGACGTCCACAAATGAAAAGCTGAATGACAAACCTGAAATTTGTTGTGGAATGGGTTGTATGTATCATGGCTGAAGTTGAAAAGCGGCGACCTGAAGTGCTCATCTATCACACTGGACAATGCGATCCGAAGAAATGCACGGGTTTGAGACTTGAGCGGATGAAGAGAGCGAGAACCCTCAATCACATACGTCAGATTCCTAATGGGTCTGTTGTCCTTAATCCAATCGCCGAAGTGGCATTCTCAGCCGCAGATCGTCAATACATGTTTCGTCGTGGTCTTGTGGCGCTTGATTGTTCTTGGCGTAAGGCAGAATCGATATTTCGTGAGGCACGTCAGGGTCTCCAGCGTGCCCTGCCCTATCTTCTTGCAGCTAATCCCATCAACACCTACAAACCGATCAAACTTTCAACTGCAGAGGCTCTTGCTGCAGCCCTATATATAGCAGGATTGAAGGAAAGAGCTGAAGATTTGCTATCGGTGTTCAAGTGGGGTCCTAACTTCATAGTTCTCAACAAAGAATGGTTGGATGCCTATGCCGAATGCCGGACCAGTTTAGAGGTTGTGGAGGTTCAATCAGAAATTATGGAATTTCATACGAAATGACAAACTTATCTCAAAGTTGCCTTGGAGTTCACGTGTTTTCTGGCAAATCATGCGGTATCTTTGAACATAGATGCGCTCTGTGCAAAGAGGAATCGTATGTTTCGTGAAAATCAATAATGGCCTTGGTCCGAAGCAGTAACCCCAATTCTGTTCCGTCAATCGTGTTACCACTGATTGACCTTGCGACATCGAACTGTCGCTCTCTACCCGGCGCCTCAGGTCGACTCGTCACAGGCGCACTCTTGAGATTGCTCCCCAGTGTTGGGCCGTTTCATCGTTTCCAAGCAGATCCTCAACAGAGCAGTGAAGCTCCGCATCATGGTCGTTTCTTGCTTGGACGTGTCGTTTCTGCTCCCAGAGCGAGGCTCTCACCTCCCTGCTTTCGCAGGACTGGCGTCGACACGGAGTTGGGAGTTTCCTCAGCGTTCTGTCCAAAGGACGAACACCGTCAGTCGCTCTTTCGCTCCAAGGCCATTGGTATTGATGTAATCTGAACATAAAGGGTTTGACGTAGTAGCACTTGCTGATAACCCTGTGTACACAAATGATGGTTATGCATTGACTAGTCCTGTTTCCACATCCGAGGATAGCGTCCCCTCTCCATCAAGACCCGCTCAGTAACAGCAACGATGCCTGTATTCTTTTTTGCTATCTCGTTACTACTATACTTGCTCCGGGATAGTGCGACAGCTTCACCCTTCATCGTCCTGAGAAGCACCATGTCCCCCTCTCTGATTCCCGTTGTGAGCCTAACGATGCCGTTCGAAGCTAAATCTGCGCCGTGACATATGGCATCGACAGCACTATCTCTCAATTCTAGATACGGAAGATGTTGAAGAGCATATTCGATGGGTAGTAGGTAGTCCCGAAGTTCGTCTTCGTAACCATCTTCCTTCCAGAAGCAATAAGCGTCCTTGAGATCATACAGCGAACACGTATGTTTCTCTTCTTTGAAGGGGCCAACCCTTGTTCGCCGTAGCTCCTTCATATGGCCTCCGACTCCGGTTGCCTCACCAATATCGTGGCAGAGCTTCCGGA
This portion of the Candidatus Thorarchaeota archaeon genome encodes:
- a CDS encoding 30S ribosomal protein S4, producing MGDPRRQQKHYVIPKRPFDSDRFESELQLIGTYGLRNKKELWIHRTKLSDYRRQARNILALPPEERQEPTRELIEKLSRLGFLSGDATLDTILDLTVEDLLERRLQTIVFKKGMASSLHHARQLVAHGHIALDRARVMTPSRIITTSEQEQIEYAPGSPLNDESHPARVAAAETAEMMAETGGPSRNRYNEPGQPD
- a CDS encoding DUF367 family protein, which translates into the protein MAEVEKRRPEVLIYHTGQCDPKKCTGLRLERMKRARTLNHIRQIPNGSVVLNPIAEVAFSAADRQYMFRRGLVALDCSWRKAESIFREARQGLQRALPYLLAANPINTYKPIKLSTAEALAAALYIAGLKERAEDLLSVFKWGPNFIVLNKEWLDAYAECRTSLEVVEVQSEIMEFHTK
- a CDS encoding 30S ribosomal protein S13, with the protein product MSEQKYKHIIRLAGTDIPGEEDILQGLTQITGVGLRVAKVIARRLGIDGSKRIGFVNEEQIEKIEDMLDDPVNKGFPKWYVNRQRDRVSGKNLHLLGSDLRFAQRSDIERLKRIRCWRGVRHQLGLKVRGQRTRTTGRGGMAVGVSRKRIKRERREAEEEEEE
- a CDS encoding 30S ribosomal protein S11, producing MSKKGNRDKWAIAHIYASYNDTIVHLTDITGAETISRKSGGMVVKADRNQSSPHAAMQAAFQAAREAKDKGIYGIHIRVRAPGGHGPKTPGPGAQAAIRALSRAGLRIGIIDEVTPIPHDGTRKPGGRRGRRV
- a CDS encoding asparaginase, whose product is MVAINSTKKSRVCLISTGGTISSIYDEDLMAYRPGLSAEKLLETLPEGTSDIEVIKQDLFQLDSANAQPHHWLKIASAIKEADATIENIDGVVVLHGTDTMAYSASATSFFIQEFGRPIVFTGSQIAASVPWSDGPRNLLDALRVAAWADIGEVCIVFNGEIHRATRTRKIRERALDAFDTFDQTPLGVLAREIVLYESRMRRTTPSPEYDFALDERVFLLKTFPGLNPDILSKIVELGYEGIVIEGFGSGNIPTQENSLTGAIQEVVEGGCPVFISSQCAFGQADLSLYEVGKAALEAGALSAHDMTSEAAIVKLMWVLGHTKDLNEIEEMMTTNYVGEISFTGAVGLRGS
- a CDS encoding DUF1743 domain-containing protein — protein: MTRQTLHIGFDDIDSPRGRCTTHFATIIVEKLDALKVQWLDYPNLIRLNPNIPYRTRGNGSIALRFETEEKHIDNIRSILEKAIEQYIDDEYLNTNPGIVVVKGEIPSMLAALSKRALWRVIPITFVRRLIEELKVDIHAYGNKRGLIGALSAIGNQLVDDHTYEFIAYRDLEDRSRDRGVKPKSVRKMDRKMDDTVFSNIDRRTRRVLIAPHGPDPVIYGVRGENPVDTVTAGKMVQSEPRRERWLLFRSNQGTGEHLQHRVEIENLRPYMAATVFCEVKSKPEMIEGGHAIFQVSDGTGIIDCAAYEPTGNFRKAVLKLIPGDKVILHSGIRPASRTHGMTVNVEGMEIIALAEKAEYHNPICPECSRRMTSAGRNKGYKCKNCGFRARNAEKIKEVMPRELSRKLYLPPLRAQRHLTRPHARRGKQNSGRPTELIKEWHKC